In one window of Azoarcus olearius DNA:
- a CDS encoding TonB family protein has translation MSYAEQQKDPRRLMIGFTAVLGFHIILGYGLANGLGRKVIEVLKAPLDVSLIEPVKPAPPPPPPPPPKQVVKAPPKVAPPPPAYVPPVETPVQAPPPVIAATSAEPQPPAPPAAPAPAPVPAAPPVVDIAVTCANHVAVRSQVAYPPQAERLGLSGDVVVDFTVAPDGSIKNVAVSRSSNSVFNAAATAAVAKLRCSGQGQDVRVRVPFAFRLDA, from the coding sequence ATGAGTTATGCAGAGCAGCAAAAAGACCCGCGCCGGCTGATGATCGGTTTCACGGCGGTGCTGGGCTTTCACATCATCCTCGGCTACGGGCTGGCCAACGGCCTCGGGCGCAAGGTCATCGAAGTGCTGAAGGCACCGCTGGACGTGAGCCTGATCGAGCCGGTGAAACCGGCGCCGCCGCCCCCGCCTCCTCCGCCGCCCAAGCAGGTGGTGAAGGCCCCGCCCAAGGTTGCACCGCCGCCGCCCGCCTATGTGCCTCCGGTGGAGACGCCGGTACAGGCCCCGCCGCCGGTGATCGCCGCGACCTCGGCCGAACCGCAGCCGCCCGCGCCGCCCGCGGCCCCGGCGCCCGCCCCCGTGCCGGCCGCGCCGCCGGTGGTCGACATCGCGGTGACCTGCGCCAACCACGTCGCGGTGCGCAGCCAGGTCGCCTACCCGCCGCAGGCCGAACGCCTCGGTCTGTCGGGCGACGTGGTGGTCGATTTCACCGTCGCGCCGGACGGCTCGATCAAGAACGTCGCGGTGTCGCGCAGCAGCAATTCCGTCTTCAACGCCGCCGCCACCGCCGCGGTGGCCAAGCTCCGGTGTTCCGGCCAGGGCCAGGACGTGCGCGTACGCGTGCCCTTCGCCTTCCGCCTCGACGCCTGA
- a CDS encoding MotA/TolQ/ExbB proton channel family protein has protein sequence MIRNRNPRATAARLLLALATLAAAPLALAQGGATTTVENPYGLEALWSAGDFVAKGTLAILVVMSIGSWYIIFSKLYEQAKLNRQGNSANKTFWGAGDVDKGLETLDKNSAYHYIAKSGNDATAHHDGLLQFIDVNEWIQLSIHRATEKVQSRLQGGLAFLATVGSTAPFVGLFGTVWGIYHALTAIGVAGQASIDKVAGPVGEALIMTAIGLAVAVPAVLGYNWLVRRNKAALEDVRSFGAELHAVLLGAHAEKAARGKSGHAHPPIHAVAG, from the coding sequence ATGATCCGCAACCGCAACCCCCGGGCCACCGCCGCCCGCCTCCTCCTCGCCCTCGCCACCCTTGCCGCCGCGCCGCTGGCGCTCGCCCAGGGCGGCGCCACCACCACGGTGGAGAACCCCTACGGCCTCGAAGCGCTGTGGAGCGCGGGCGACTTCGTCGCCAAGGGCACGCTGGCCATCCTCGTCGTGATGTCGATCGGCAGCTGGTACATCATCTTCAGCAAGCTCTACGAGCAGGCCAAACTCAACCGCCAGGGCAACAGCGCCAACAAGACCTTCTGGGGCGCGGGTGATGTGGACAAGGGCCTTGAGACGCTGGACAAGAACTCGGCCTACCACTACATCGCCAAGTCCGGCAACGACGCCACTGCCCACCACGACGGCCTGCTGCAGTTCATCGACGTGAACGAGTGGATCCAGCTCTCGATCCACCGCGCCACCGAGAAGGTGCAGAGCCGGCTGCAGGGCGGGCTCGCCTTCCTCGCCACGGTCGGTTCCACCGCGCCCTTCGTCGGCCTGTTCGGCACGGTGTGGGGCATCTACCACGCGCTCACCGCGATCGGCGTTGCCGGCCAGGCCTCGATCGACAAGGTGGCCGGCCCGGTCGGCGAGGCGCTGATCATGACCGCCATCGGCCTTGCCGTCGCGGTGCCGGCGGTGCTGGGCTACAACTGGCTGGTCCGCCGCAACAAGGCCGCGCTGGAAGACGTGCGCAGCTTCGGCGCCGAACTCCACGCCGTGCTGCTCGGCGCCCACGCCGAAAAGGCCGCGCGCGGCAAGAGCGGCCACGCCCACCCGCCCATCCACGCAGTCGCGGGGTAA
- a CDS encoding ExbD/TolR family protein, giving the protein MAMTLPGEEDDVVSAINTTPLVDVMLVLLIIFLITIPVVTNTVAVELPKETNQPRVTAPENINIAVTRDGKVFWNESAVTDSEALVERLKGIALQEPQPEVQIRGDGEAPYEFVGKVIFACQRAGIVKVGFITEPPPRG; this is encoded by the coding sequence ATGGCGATGACCCTGCCGGGCGAAGAGGACGACGTCGTCTCCGCCATCAACACCACGCCGCTGGTGGACGTGATGCTGGTGCTGCTGATCATCTTCCTGATCACCATCCCGGTCGTCACCAACACGGTGGCGGTGGAACTGCCCAAGGAAACCAACCAGCCGCGCGTCACCGCGCCGGAGAACATCAACATCGCGGTCACCCGTGACGGCAAGGTGTTCTGGAACGAGAGCGCGGTGACCGACAGCGAGGCGCTGGTCGAACGCCTGAAGGGCATCGCGCTGCAGGAACCGCAGCCCGAGGTGCAGATCCGCGGCGACGGCGAGGCGCCCTACGAGTTCGTCGGCAAGGTGATCTTCGCCTGCCAGCGCGCCGGCATCGTCAAGGTCGGCTTCATCACCGAACCGCCGCCGCGCGGCTGA
- a CDS encoding ExbD/TolR family protein has protein sequence MGMNVAAAGGSGDPEVLVDINTTPLIDVLLVLLIMLIITIPIQLHSVNMNMPVGTPPPPTTPPEVVRIDIDPAGTVLWNGEALADADALESRLTTVAALESPPELHVNPDKRVAYKSVATVMAAVQRKGLTKVGLIGAEQFL, from the coding sequence ATGGGAATGAACGTCGCCGCCGCCGGCGGCTCGGGCGATCCGGAAGTGCTGGTGGACATCAACACGACGCCGCTGATCGACGTGCTGCTGGTGCTGCTGATCATGCTGATCATCACCATCCCGATCCAGCTCCACTCGGTGAACATGAACATGCCGGTGGGCACCCCGCCGCCGCCGACCACGCCGCCCGAGGTGGTGCGCATCGACATCGACCCCGCCGGCACGGTGCTGTGGAACGGCGAGGCACTGGCCGACGCAGACGCGCTGGAATCGCGCCTGACCACCGTCGCCGCGCTCGAATCGCCGCCCGAGCTGCACGTCAATCCGGACAAGCGGGTGGCCTACAAGTCGGTCGCCACGGTCATGGCCGCGGTGCAGCGCAAGGGACTGACCAAGGTGGGCCTGATCGGCGCCGAACAATTCCTCTGA
- a CDS encoding efflux RND transporter periplasmic adaptor subunit produces the protein MGFNLRTLLNKRTLALAIGLLAGGASVYAYLQPAGRTPNPQAAPGAPGGEGARALRRGPGAPPPVLAVRATAARVGDLDIALSALGTVTASNTAVVKPRVGGQLTALHFREGQVVKAGELLAEIDPRPFRIALDQARAQRLRDEATLGAARVDLERYRALLAQDSIARQQVDAQEALVRQLEGTVAADAALEAQAALQLEFTRVTAPAAGRLGLRVVDIGNQVDAQDAAGLVVITQTQPIHAVFALAADALTPQLGQLQQGARGAVVEAWSRDGRTRLAEGRLISIDNQIDVATGTLKLKAEFANGDNSLFPNQFINVRLRAETRRDSVLVHSAAVQRNAQGSYVFVVGDDQRVQARQIRTGPSANELTVVEDGLAGGERIVLDGTDQLRDGARVDVLSVDGVTVALAEPATARNERRPPGAAQ, from the coding sequence ATGGGCTTCAACCTCCGCACCCTGCTCAACAAACGCACGCTTGCACTCGCCATCGGCCTGCTGGCCGGCGGCGCCTCCGTCTATGCCTACCTGCAACCCGCCGGGCGCACACCCAACCCCCAGGCCGCACCCGGTGCGCCCGGCGGCGAAGGCGCCCGCGCGCTGCGCCGCGGCCCCGGCGCCCCGCCGCCGGTGCTGGCGGTACGCGCTACCGCCGCGCGGGTGGGCGATCTCGACATCGCGCTGTCGGCGCTCGGCACGGTTACCGCGTCCAACACCGCGGTGGTCAAGCCGCGCGTCGGCGGCCAGCTCACCGCGCTGCACTTCCGCGAAGGCCAGGTGGTGAAGGCGGGCGAACTGCTCGCCGAGATCGACCCGCGGCCGTTCCGCATCGCGCTCGATCAGGCGCGCGCGCAGCGCCTGCGCGACGAGGCCACGCTGGGCGCGGCACGGGTGGACCTCGAACGCTACCGCGCGCTGCTGGCGCAGGACTCGATCGCCCGCCAACAGGTGGACGCGCAGGAAGCGCTGGTGCGCCAGCTCGAAGGCACTGTCGCCGCCGATGCCGCGCTGGAAGCGCAGGCCGCGCTGCAGCTGGAATTCACCCGCGTCACCGCGCCGGCCGCCGGCCGCCTCGGGCTGCGCGTGGTGGACATCGGCAACCAGGTGGACGCGCAGGACGCCGCCGGCCTCGTCGTCATCACCCAGACCCAGCCCATCCACGCGGTGTTCGCGCTCGCGGCGGACGCGCTGACGCCGCAGCTCGGCCAGTTGCAGCAGGGCGCGCGCGGCGCGGTGGTGGAAGCCTGGAGCCGCGACGGCCGCACCCGGCTGGCCGAGGGGCGGCTGATCAGCATCGACAACCAGATCGATGTCGCCACCGGCACGCTGAAGCTGAAGGCCGAGTTCGCCAACGGCGACAACAGCCTGTTCCCCAACCAGTTCATCAACGTGCGGCTGCGCGCCGAGACCCGCCGCGACAGCGTGCTGGTGCACAGCGCCGCGGTGCAGCGCAACGCGCAGGGCAGCTATGTGTTCGTGGTGGGCGACGACCAGCGCGTGCAGGCGCGGCAGATCCGCACCGGGCCGAGCGCCAACGAGCTGACCGTGGTGGAAGACGGCCTTGCCGGCGGCGAACGCATCGTGCTCGACGGCACCGACCAGTTGCGCGACGGCGCGCGCGTGGATGTGCTGAGCGTGGACGGGGTCACCGTGGCGCTGGCGGAGCCGGCCACGGCCCGAAACGAGCGCCGTCCGCCCGGGGCGGCGCAATGA
- a CDS encoding MdtB/MuxB family multidrug efflux RND transporter permease subunit translates to MNPSRLYILRPVATSLLMLAILLAGLIGYRLLPVAALPEVEYPTIQVSTLYPGASPEVVASSITAPLERQLGQIAGLKQMSSTSSGGASVITLQFALGLSMDVSQQEVLAAINAASAFLPGDLPMPPVFSKVNPADAPIVTLAISSGTLSLPQVADLVDTRLAQKISRIAGVGLVSIGGGQRPAVRIQVNPQALAAQGLNLEDIRTAIGEANVNIAKGSFDGPLRASTLDANDQLRSADEYRRLIIAWKNGAPIRLGDIAELVDGAENTRLAAWADTRPAVILNIQRQPGANVIDTVDRIKALLPTLQASLPATVDLRLLSDRTTTIRASVRDVGHELLLAIALVVMVIFIFLRNLPATFIPSVAVPLSLVGTFAVMYLAGFSINNLTLMALTIATGFVVDDAIVMIENIVRHLEEGESPLEAALKGAQQIGFTIISLTFSLIAVLIPLLFMGDVVGRLFREFAITLAVAILISAVVSLTLTPMMCARLLHHAPEENHGAFFRLTGAFIDRCIARYAVALRWVLARQGLTLAVAGATLGLTVLLYLIVPKGFFPAQDTGLIQGITDAPQNVSFAAMAQRQQAAVSAILGDPAVDSVSSVVGVDGVNATLNSGRLLIALKPLGERDAGAAAVIQRLQARLKAVPDIAVYMQAVQDLTIESRAARTQYQFSLEGANAEQLGEWVHLLRDRLAREPALADVATDWLDQGRQAYVDIDRDSAGRLGITPADIDAALYNAFGQRQISTIFTQTNLYRVVLEVKPEFQRGLAALDSLYLVSASGAQVPLSAVARISERPTLLAINHIGQFPAATFSFNLAPGAALGNAVEDIRAAFAELDPPASLSLHFQGAAQAFQASLTSTVWLIVAAIVTMYIVLGVLYESYIHPVTILSTLPSAGVGALLALLLAGSDLGIIGIVGIILLIGIVKKNAIMMIDFALEAERDHGKSPDEAIFEACLLRFRPILMTTLAALLGALPLMLSTGVGAELRQPLGITMVGGLIVSQVLTLFTTPVIYLAFDRLGRRARHRLGGLGAQAGEG, encoded by the coding sequence ATGAACCCCTCGCGGCTCTACATCCTGCGGCCGGTGGCGACCTCGCTGCTGATGCTCGCGATCCTGCTCGCCGGACTGATCGGCTACCGGCTGCTGCCGGTGGCGGCGCTGCCGGAGGTGGAGTACCCGACCATCCAGGTCTCCACCCTCTACCCCGGCGCTAGCCCGGAGGTGGTGGCCTCGTCGATCACCGCGCCGCTGGAACGCCAGCTCGGCCAGATCGCCGGGCTCAAGCAGATGTCCTCCACCAGCTCCGGCGGCGCCTCGGTGATCACGCTGCAGTTCGCGCTCGGCCTGTCGATGGACGTGTCGCAGCAGGAGGTGCTGGCCGCGATCAACGCCGCCAGCGCCTTCCTGCCCGGCGACCTGCCGATGCCGCCGGTATTCAGCAAGGTCAATCCGGCCGACGCGCCCATCGTCACGCTGGCGATCTCGTCGGGCACGCTGTCGCTGCCGCAGGTGGCGGACCTGGTCGATACCCGGCTCGCGCAGAAGATCTCGCGCATCGCCGGCGTCGGCCTCGTCAGCATTGGCGGCGGCCAGCGCCCGGCGGTGCGCATCCAGGTCAATCCGCAGGCGCTCGCCGCGCAGGGGCTCAACCTGGAAGACATCCGCACCGCCATCGGCGAGGCCAACGTCAACATCGCCAAGGGCAGCTTCGACGGCCCGCTGCGCGCCTCCACGCTGGACGCCAACGACCAGCTGCGCTCCGCCGACGAATACCGCCGCCTGATCATCGCGTGGAAGAACGGCGCGCCGATCCGGCTGGGCGACATCGCCGAACTCGTCGACGGCGCCGAGAACACCCGGCTGGCCGCATGGGCCGACACGCGCCCGGCGGTCATCCTCAACATCCAGCGCCAGCCAGGGGCCAACGTCATCGACACGGTGGACCGCATCAAGGCGCTGCTGCCCACGCTGCAGGCCTCGCTGCCGGCCACGGTGGACCTGCGCCTGCTGTCCGACCGCACCACCACCATCCGCGCCTCGGTGCGCGACGTCGGCCACGAGCTGCTGCTGGCGATCGCGCTGGTGGTGATGGTGATCTTCATCTTCCTGCGCAACCTGCCGGCCACCTTCATCCCCAGCGTGGCGGTGCCGCTGTCGCTGGTCGGCACCTTCGCGGTGATGTACCTCGCCGGCTTCTCGATCAACAACCTGACGCTGATGGCGCTGACCATCGCCACCGGCTTCGTGGTGGACGACGCGATCGTGATGATCGAGAACATCGTCCGCCACCTGGAGGAAGGCGAAAGCCCGCTGGAGGCGGCGCTGAAGGGCGCGCAGCAGATCGGCTTCACCATCATCTCGCTGACCTTCTCGCTGATCGCGGTGCTGATCCCGCTGCTGTTCATGGGCGACGTGGTCGGCCGCCTGTTCCGCGAATTCGCCATCACGCTGGCGGTGGCGATCCTGATCTCGGCGGTGGTGTCGCTGACGCTGACGCCCATGATGTGCGCGCGCCTGCTGCACCACGCGCCGGAAGAAAACCACGGCGCCTTCTTCCGCCTCACCGGCGCCTTCATCGACCGCTGCATCGCGCGCTACGCGGTGGCGCTGCGCTGGGTGCTGGCGCGCCAGGGGCTGACGCTGGCGGTGGCCGGCGCCACGCTGGGGCTGACCGTGCTGCTCTACCTGATCGTGCCCAAGGGCTTCTTCCCCGCGCAGGACACCGGGCTGATCCAGGGCATCACCGATGCGCCGCAGAACGTGTCCTTCGCCGCGATGGCGCAGCGCCAGCAGGCGGCGGTCAGCGCCATCCTCGGCGACCCGGCGGTCGACAGCGTGTCGTCGGTGGTGGGCGTGGATGGCGTGAATGCCACGCTCAACAGCGGCCGCCTGCTGATCGCGCTGAAGCCGCTCGGCGAGCGTGACGCCGGCGCCGCGGCGGTGATCCAGCGGCTGCAGGCGCGGCTGAAGGCGGTGCCCGACATCGCGGTGTACATGCAGGCGGTGCAGGACCTCACGATCGAGAGCCGCGCCGCGCGCACCCAGTACCAGTTCAGCCTGGAAGGCGCCAACGCCGAGCAGCTGGGCGAATGGGTGCATCTGCTGCGCGACCGGCTGGCGCGGGAGCCGGCGCTCGCCGACGTCGCCACCGACTGGCTGGACCAGGGCCGCCAGGCCTATGTGGACATCGACCGCGACAGCGCCGGCCGCCTCGGCATCACGCCGGCCGACATCGACGCCGCGCTCTACAACGCCTTCGGCCAGCGCCAGATCTCCACCATCTTCACGCAGACCAACCTTTACCGCGTGGTGCTGGAGGTGAAGCCGGAATTCCAGCGCGGCCTGGCGGCGCTCGACAGCCTGTATCTGGTCTCGGCCAGCGGCGCCCAGGTGCCGCTGTCGGCGGTGGCTCGCATCAGCGAACGGCCGACGCTGCTGGCGATCAACCACATCGGCCAGTTCCCGGCCGCCACCTTCTCGTTCAACCTCGCGCCCGGCGCGGCGCTGGGCAACGCGGTGGAAGACATCCGCGCGGCCTTCGCCGAACTGGACCCGCCCGCCAGCCTCAGCCTGCATTTCCAGGGCGCGGCGCAGGCTTTCCAGGCCTCGCTCACCAGCACCGTGTGGCTGATCGTCGCGGCCATCGTCACCATGTACATCGTGCTCGGCGTGCTCTACGAGAGCTACATCCACCCGGTGACCATCCTCTCCACCCTGCCCTCGGCCGGCGTCGGCGCGCTGCTGGCGCTGCTGCTCGCCGGGTCGGACCTCGGCATCATCGGCATCGTCGGCATCATTCTGCTGATCGGCATCGTCAAGAAGAACGCCATCATGATGATCGACTTCGCACTGGAGGCCGAACGCGACCACGGCAAGTCACCCGACGAAGCCATCTTCGAAGCCTGCCTGCTGCGCTTCCGGCCCATCCTGATGACCACGCTCGCCGCCCTGCTCGGCGCGCTGCCGCTGATGCTGTCGACCGGCGTCGGCGCCGAGCTGCGCCAGCCGCTCGGCATCACCATGGTGGGCGGGCTGATCGTGTCGCAGGTCCTCACGCTGTTCACCACCCCGGTGATCTACCTCGCGTTCGACCGCCTCGGCCGGCGCGCGCGCCACCGCCTGGGCGGCCTCGGCGCGCAGGCGGGAGAAGGCTGA